One window from the genome of Candidatus Chlorohelix allophototropha encodes:
- a CDS encoding DUF58 domain-containing protein, protein MPSLLDEDFLRKIDRLVLVSKRMRMGSLKGERRSVKRGTSVEFADYRNYTHGDDLRQVDWNIYARLEKVFIKLFEEEEELTVHMLLDCSRSMDWSGPDSEMLEGDNRANPTYNKLWYAKRVAAAISYMGLAAMDRVTISGLSALGNSNELRMPIIRGKNQTVRMIRFVEKLQAGGTEDLNTALRNYSSQIRYGGLVFLISDLLTPGGCFEGLRALQNAGFEVNVINVLSPDEINPVLRGDLKLVDIETGEFQEVSIDNKALEMYRQEFNLWQREIIDFCQRRAINYIQVDTTVPFDDLVLHYMRRRGLVA, encoded by the coding sequence ATGCCAAGTTTACTGGATGAAGATTTCCTGAGAAAAATAGATCGCCTCGTGTTGGTAAGCAAACGCATGCGTATGGGTAGTCTGAAAGGCGAACGGCGCAGCGTTAAACGCGGTACTTCGGTAGAGTTTGCCGATTACCGCAACTATACACACGGGGACGACCTGCGCCAAGTGGACTGGAATATTTATGCGCGTCTTGAAAAAGTTTTCATCAAATTGTTCGAGGAAGAAGAAGAATTAACCGTACACATGCTATTGGATTGTAGCCGTTCCATGGATTGGAGTGGTCCAGATAGTGAAATGTTGGAAGGTGACAACAGAGCGAATCCGACTTATAACAAGTTGTGGTATGCCAAAAGAGTAGCCGCCGCTATTAGCTACATGGGTCTCGCGGCGATGGATCGCGTTACTATTTCGGGCTTAAGCGCGTTGGGTAATAGCAATGAGCTACGTATGCCAATCATACGGGGTAAAAACCAAACCGTGCGCATGATTCGCTTTGTAGAAAAGCTGCAAGCGGGTGGTACAGAAGACCTGAATACCGCGCTACGAAATTACTCGTCACAGATTCGCTATGGCGGATTGGTATTTCTGATTTCTGATCTGCTTACACCGGGCGGGTGTTTTGAAGGCTTAAGAGCGCTTCAAAATGCCGGTTTTGAAGTAAATGTGATAAATGTGCTTTCTCCTGATGAAATAAACCCAGTGCTGCGCGGCGACCTGAAATTGGTAGATATTGAAACGGGTGAATTTCAGGAAGTGAGTATTGATAACAAGGCGCTGGAAATGTACCGCCAAGAATTTAACCTATGGCAGCGTGAGATTATAGATTTCTGCCAACGCCGCGCCATTAACTATATTCAAGTGGATACAACGGTACCGTTCGATGATTTAGTGTTGCACTACATGAGACGGCGTGGCTTGGTGGCTTAA
- a CDS encoding vWA domain-containing protein produces the protein MGFLFPLGLVFLILAIPIILFYLLKLRREEMTVSSNILWRKVLQDRQANAPWQKLQKNWLMFLQLLLLLILAAVLSQPFFESQATATGNIIVLLDSSATMQATDVSPNRFSKARQEVSNLIDQMGNSDKMTLVLMRSFPEVVATASSNKAELRNALDKAKVTNEAINAKGAITLAATNADRTPGTTVIVVSNGGFTRAEGLPPLRAKVRYIKIGESDNNQAITGLRLRESGVAPQLFIGLSNYAEIPAKATLQVTVDGKVFNTREVDIGANDKFDLTLTDLPSTTKVVNATIKPISGTQDFLAVDNQAWTVRNAGDPQKVLLVTTGNSFLSTLLTRMTNYKVSKIDPSEYEALKNKSDYNIFIFDEFAPDQLPFGAGVWLIGPNNSPFLPVTGSSKEPVVGRLEQNDPILRYTDLSSIEIAEAKQFEMPGWAHIVAAAGDGTPLIIAGERQGQRIAALSFNLHNSNLALNISWPILMVNTLGWLQPQGAVDAVSEAAPGEPVSFVVGSSNEQISVTAPGNGAQILKVINNVASFTDTSQTGVYQVTRRLDTVSATPSGGNTTTRPRVVTESFVVNLFSDTVSNIKPLEDLGLQGTNSGVQNNATVKTEREFWQPLALVALILLMLEWFIFYKGKITIFSRKKSSSGKTV, from the coding sequence ATGGGTTTTTTGTTTCCTTTAGGCTTGGTGTTCCTGATACTGGCGATTCCGATTATCCTCTTTTACCTGCTAAAACTGCGGCGCGAAGAGATGACGGTAAGCAGCAATATCCTATGGCGCAAGGTTTTACAAGACCGACAAGCTAACGCGCCTTGGCAAAAACTTCAGAAAAACTGGCTGATGTTTTTGCAATTACTTTTATTGCTGATACTGGCAGCGGTGTTGAGCCAACCATTTTTTGAAAGTCAGGCAACCGCCACCGGTAACATTATTGTGTTGCTGGATAGCAGCGCAACCATGCAAGCCACCGATGTTTCGCCCAACCGCTTCTCCAAAGCCCGACAGGAAGTATCAAACCTTATTGATCAGATGGGCAACAGCGACAAGATGACTCTGGTGCTGATGCGAAGTTTCCCCGAAGTAGTGGCTACTGCATCAAGTAACAAAGCCGAATTGAGAAACGCGCTGGATAAAGCCAAAGTTACCAACGAAGCTATCAACGCAAAAGGCGCAATTACGCTGGCAGCTACAAACGCAGACCGTACCCCCGGTACTACTGTGATTGTGGTTAGCAATGGCGGGTTTACACGCGCAGAAGGCTTGCCGCCGTTGCGTGCCAAAGTGCGCTATATAAAAATCGGTGAAAGCGATAATAACCAAGCAATTACCGGTTTGAGATTGCGTGAATCGGGCGTAGCTCCTCAATTATTTATAGGTTTGAGCAACTACGCAGAGATACCGGCGAAAGCTACCTTACAGGTGACAGTTGACGGTAAAGTATTTAATACCCGTGAGGTAGATATAGGCGCAAACGACAAGTTTGACCTTACTTTAACCGATCTACCCTCTACAACAAAGGTGGTAAATGCTACCATCAAGCCCATTAGCGGAACGCAGGATTTTCTTGCGGTTGATAATCAGGCATGGACGGTACGTAATGCCGGAGACCCCCAGAAGGTGCTGCTGGTAACTACAGGAAACAGCTTTCTCAGTACGTTGCTAACACGTATGACCAATTATAAGGTCTCGAAAATTGATCCATCTGAGTATGAGGCTCTAAAGAATAAATCCGACTATAACATTTTTATCTTTGATGAATTTGCCCCTGATCAATTACCGTTCGGCGCAGGGGTATGGCTTATTGGACCCAACAACTCGCCTTTCCTGCCTGTTACAGGCAGCAGCAAAGAACCAGTAGTGGGGCGGTTGGAACAAAACGACCCAATCTTACGCTATACCGATCTAAGTTCAATCGAAATTGCCGAAGCCAAACAATTTGAAATGCCGGGTTGGGCACATATAGTAGCCGCAGCAGGCGATGGAACTCCCTTGATAATTGCAGGTGAGCGACAGGGACAACGTATTGCAGCTCTATCCTTTAACTTGCACAATAGTAATTTGGCTTTAAACATCTCGTGGCCTATTCTAATGGTCAATACGCTAGGCTGGCTTCAGCCGCAGGGCGCAGTAGATGCAGTCTCGGAAGCCGCGCCGGGAGAACCGGTTAGTTTTGTGGTTGGCAGCAGCAACGAGCAGATAAGCGTTACAGCACCGGGGAATGGGGCACAAATACTCAAGGTCATTAACAATGTAGCTTCCTTTACCGATACCTCTCAGACAGGCGTTTATCAGGTAACACGACGGCTGGATACTGTTTCTGCCACGCCAAGCGGCGGAAACACTACTACACGTCCGCGTGTTGTAACTGAATCTTTTGTGGTGAATCTCTTCAGCGATACTGTGAGCAATATCAAACCGTTGGAGGATTTGGGGTTACAGGGTACAAATTCCGGAGTACAAAATAATGCGACGGTAAAGACTGAGCGTGAGTTCTGGCAGCCGTTGGCACTCGTAGCATTAATCCTGTTGATGCTGGAATGGTTCATCTTCTACAAAGGTAAAATAACCATATTTTCACGAAAAAAAAGCAGTAGTGGCAAAACAGTATAA